A DNA window from Kitasatospora atroaurantiaca contains the following coding sequences:
- a CDS encoding cytochrome P450, whose translation MNLARSRDRQVYLRSHPVLFALLAATRRRPVVRLGRTVLVHGPDAYREVLTRVPLDRTAAGTTGGAAAELTDGGLLFDQEGAEHRAARRDLATALGSEGVARLRPVWQSVLRERLFPGKVVDLVPVVRELAGATAAALTGSSAEPLALALAAFDAASAAARDHLPGLLPHRRDPRAADRLNAMLPDSLDAMLTVAAVNTTVAALPRAAAWCARAGLWPEVSAELAAELLRLTAPSPILPRVAAADATVAGCPIRGGDRLVLVARHAAEGHRAVPADPAFAQQAVFGAGPHACPGAQLARVQLTDFLAALAPYRPVVVRAEVDRRSALPGYASLLVRKG comes from the coding sequence GTGAACCTCGCCCGCAGCCGCGACCGCCAGGTCTACCTGCGCAGCCACCCCGTCCTGTTCGCCCTGCTGGCAGCCACCCGCCGCCGTCCGGTGGTCCGGCTCGGCCGGACGGTGCTGGTGCACGGGCCGGACGCGTACCGCGAGGTGCTCACCCGCGTTCCGCTGGACCGGACGGCGGCCGGGACCACGGGCGGCGCCGCGGCCGAACTCACCGACGGCGGGCTGCTGTTCGACCAGGAGGGCGCCGAGCACCGGGCCGCCCGCCGGGACCTCGCCACCGCGCTCGGCTCGGAGGGCGTGGCGCGGCTGCGGCCGGTCTGGCAGTCGGTGCTCCGGGAGCGGCTCTTTCCTGGGAAGGTGGTCGATCTCGTCCCGGTGGTGCGGGAACTGGCCGGAGCCACCGCCGCCGCACTGACCGGCAGCAGCGCCGAGCCGCTCGCGCTGGCCCTCGCGGCGTTCGACGCCGCCTCGGCCGCCGCCCGCGACCACCTGCCGGGCCTGCTGCCCCACCGCCGCGATCCCCGGGCCGCCGACCGGCTCAACGCCATGCTTCCGGACAGCCTGGACGCCATGCTGACCGTCGCGGCCGTGAACACCACGGTGGCCGCCCTTCCGCGCGCCGCCGCCTGGTGCGCCCGGGCCGGGCTCTGGCCCGAGGTCTCTGCCGAACTCGCCGCCGAGCTCCTGCGGTTGACCGCTCCCTCGCCGATCCTGCCGCGCGTCGCCGCCGCCGACGCCACGGTCGCGGGCTGCCCGATCCGGGGCGGCGACCGGCTGGTCCTGGTCGCCCGGCACGCCGCTGAGGGCCACCGTGCAGTGCCCGCCGACCCGGCATTCGCGCAACAGGCGGTCTTCGGCGCCGGGCCGCACGCCTGCCCGGGGGCCCAGCTCGCCCGCGTCCAACTCACCGACTTCCTGGCCGCGTTGGCGCCGTACCGCCCGGTGGTGGTACGCGCCGAGGTCGACCGCCGGTCCGCTCTGCCGGGCTACGCCTCCCTGCTCGTCCGAAAGGGCTGA
- a CDS encoding 3-oxoacyl-ACP synthase III family protein, giving the protein MDLQIPRVGITGVGACLPEQVLTSQQLQDQVAGGSGLRLPDRMFEKATGIVTRRFAADDEYASTLALGAGRQALADAGYHPLDIDLLLYASATRDVCEPATAHLVQAELGSRAHALDVSNACNSFVNGIDLARAMILAGRARRVLVVTGETPSRAMRRDPSGLADFRDGFAGYTFGDAGAAVVVEPVERGGIVDIETETASEHWAVGGIPGGGSRHPRGDEYSYFRGGGKELRGVFEKIGGDILTRVAARTGLGWDAYARVLVHQVTVPYLERFVELTGVPAEKLVLTVPELGNVASATLGVQLARIKHELSPGDRVLLVGLGGGVSLMTMVWEVS; this is encoded by the coding sequence ATGGACCTCCAGATACCGAGAGTCGGCATCACCGGCGTCGGCGCATGCCTGCCCGAACAGGTGCTGACCTCTCAGCAGCTCCAGGACCAGGTGGCGGGCGGCAGCGGCCTCCGGCTCCCGGACCGGATGTTCGAGAAGGCCACCGGGATCGTCACCCGGCGCTTCGCGGCGGACGACGAGTACGCCTCGACCCTTGCCCTCGGCGCCGGCCGGCAGGCGCTGGCCGACGCCGGGTACCACCCGCTGGACATCGACCTGTTGCTCTACGCCTCCGCCACCCGGGACGTCTGCGAGCCCGCCACCGCCCACCTCGTCCAGGCCGAACTCGGCTCCCGTGCCCATGCCTTGGACGTCTCCAACGCCTGCAACAGCTTCGTCAACGGCATCGACCTGGCCCGCGCGATGATCCTGGCCGGCCGCGCCCGCCGGGTCCTGGTGGTGACCGGCGAGACGCCCAGCCGGGCGATGCGGCGCGACCCGAGCGGTCTGGCCGACTTCCGGGACGGCTTCGCGGGTTACACCTTCGGGGACGCGGGCGCGGCCGTCGTGGTGGAGCCGGTCGAGCGTGGCGGGATCGTCGACATCGAGACCGAGACGGCCTCCGAGCACTGGGCGGTCGGCGGCATCCCCGGTGGCGGCTCGCGGCACCCGCGCGGCGACGAGTACAGCTACTTCCGGGGCGGCGGCAAGGAGTTGCGCGGCGTCTTCGAGAAGATCGGCGGCGACATCCTGACCCGCGTGGCCGCCCGGACCGGGCTCGGCTGGGACGCGTACGCCCGGGTCCTGGTGCACCAGGTGACGGTGCCGTACCTGGAGCGCTTCGTGGAGCTGACCGGTGTGCCGGCCGAGAAGCTGGTGCTGACCGTGCCGGAGCTCGGCAATGTCGCCAGCGCCACGCTGGGTGTCCAACTGGCCAGGATCAAGCACGAGTTGTCGCCGGGCGACCGGGTTCTGCTGGTCGGCCTGGGCGGTGGGGTCAGTCTGATGACCATGGTCTGGGAGGTCTCGTGA
- a CDS encoding SPFH domain-containing protein — MLIGIAGAVVATIVILIVLFKLMWRVAEPNEALIISGSKHRAEGVAEGLGFRIVTGRGTLVTPGVQVVRKLSLDLNEADLDVECVTSQGIPVHVKGVVIFKVGDDPVSIANAARRFLDQQQMMGHRVHNVFAGHLRSIVGGLTVEDMIRDRERLTGETRAASGSEMEKLGLIIDSLQIQEILDPTGYIQNLAAPHAAAVMRDARIAQAEADRRATEAEQEAFARKAEATRNSGIQQAGYQAELETATARAMQAGPLAQAAARQEVVVQETKVAELEAHRKEQQLQADVRKPADARAYETRTKAEADRDARISAAQAQAKETELKAGAEANRVKIAALAEAEATKARGLAAAEATRATGQAEAAAAEAKGLAAAEAARAQGLAEAEAIKARAAALAENQEAVVAQQLAENWPEIVRAGAEAFGNVEHMVLLNGAEGMGEMFAKALTMGGTGLGLARQLLGAMNPAPAGEAEAAPARPVSQAIPVQDKA; from the coding sequence ATGCTGATCGGCATCGCGGGGGCCGTTGTGGCCACCATCGTCATTCTGATCGTGCTCTTCAAGCTCATGTGGCGGGTCGCCGAACCCAATGAGGCACTGATCATCTCCGGTTCCAAGCACCGCGCCGAGGGGGTCGCGGAGGGGCTCGGCTTCCGGATCGTCACCGGCCGGGGGACGCTCGTCACGCCCGGCGTCCAGGTGGTGCGCAAGCTGTCGCTGGACCTCAACGAGGCGGACCTGGACGTCGAGTGCGTGACGTCCCAGGGCATCCCGGTGCACGTCAAGGGCGTTGTGATCTTCAAGGTCGGCGACGACCCGGTGTCCATCGCCAACGCCGCCCGCCGTTTCCTGGACCAGCAGCAGATGATGGGCCACCGGGTGCACAACGTGTTCGCGGGCCATCTGCGCTCGATCGTCGGCGGGTTGACCGTCGAGGACATGATCCGCGACCGCGAGCGGCTGACCGGGGAGACCCGGGCGGCCTCCGGCTCGGAGATGGAGAAGCTGGGTCTGATCATCGACTCGCTGCAGATCCAGGAGATCCTCGACCCGACCGGCTACATCCAGAACCTGGCCGCCCCGCACGCGGCCGCCGTCATGCGGGATGCCCGCATCGCGCAGGCCGAGGCGGACCGGCGGGCCACCGAGGCGGAGCAGGAGGCCTTCGCCCGCAAGGCCGAGGCGACGCGTAACTCCGGCATCCAGCAGGCCGGTTACCAGGCCGAGCTGGAGACCGCCACCGCCCGTGCGATGCAGGCGGGCCCGCTGGCGCAGGCCGCCGCGCGCCAGGAGGTCGTGGTCCAGGAGACCAAGGTCGCCGAGCTGGAGGCGCACCGCAAGGAGCAGCAGCTGCAGGCGGACGTCCGCAAGCCGGCCGACGCCCGCGCGTACGAGACCCGCACCAAGGCCGAGGCCGACCGTGACGCCCGGATCTCAGCGGCGCAGGCGCAGGCCAAGGAGACCGAGCTCAAGGCCGGCGCCGAGGCGAACCGGGTGAAGATCGCGGCACTCGCCGAGGCGGAGGCGACCAAGGCACGCGGTCTGGCCGCCGCCGAGGCGACCAGGGCGACCGGTCAGGCGGAGGCCGCGGCGGCCGAGGCCAAGGGTCTGGCGGCGGCCGAGGCGGCGCGTGCGCAGGGTCTGGCCGAGGCCGAGGCGATCAAGGCCCGCGCGGCCGCGCTCGCCGAGAACCAGGAGGCCGTGGTCGCGCAGCAGCTCGCGGAGAACTGGCCTGAGATCGTCCGCGCCGGGGCCGAGGCCTTCGGGAACGTCGAGCACATGGTGCTGCTGAACGGCGCCGAGGGCATGGGCGAGATGTTCGCCAAGGCGCTGACCATGGGCGGTACCGGCCTGGGGCTGGCCCGCCAGCTGCTGGGTGCCATGAACCCCGCTCCGGCCGGCGAAGCCGAGGCGGCACCGGCGAGGCCGGTCAGCCAGGCGATTCCGGTGCAGGACAAGGCCTGA
- a CDS encoding VC0807 family protein: MAVITRNAADESGTEQKLANLRPLAVDIAVPLITYYAAHSVFGLSLVASLTLSSVVPAVRTVHQLLRERSLNALAVLMLVVNVAGIGLSMLAGDPRLMLAKDGAVSSVIGVSILVSAFAGRPMMTAGLRPFIVKGQAARSAAWDGLAATSAAFRRQERNFSLAWGSVLVTECAARVIGAYTVPLETMVWLGTVFLVGAIVMGILIGNIFAERLAEQVIAETGAPAAA; this comes from the coding sequence ATGGCAGTCATCACCCGGAACGCGGCGGACGAGAGCGGCACGGAGCAGAAGCTCGCGAACCTGCGGCCGCTGGCCGTCGACATCGCGGTGCCGCTGATCACCTACTACGCGGCGCACTCGGTGTTCGGTCTGAGCCTGGTCGCCTCGCTCACCCTGAGCAGCGTCGTCCCGGCGGTGCGCACCGTCCACCAACTCCTCCGGGAGCGCTCGCTGAACGCGCTGGCGGTCCTGATGCTGGTCGTCAACGTGGCGGGCATCGGGCTCTCCATGCTGGCCGGCGACCCGCGGCTGATGCTCGCCAAGGACGGGGCGGTGAGCAGCGTGATCGGTGTCTCGATCCTGGTCTCGGCCTTCGCGGGGCGGCCGATGATGACCGCCGGTCTGCGGCCCTTCATCGTCAAGGGCCAGGCGGCCCGCTCGGCCGCCTGGGACGGGCTGGCCGCGACCTCGGCGGCGTTCCGCCGCCAGGAGCGGAACTTCTCGCTGGCCTGGGGCTCCGTCCTGGTCACCGAGTGCGCCGCCAGGGTGATCGGCGCCTACACCGTGCCGCTGGAGACCATGGTCTGGCTGGGCACCGTCTTCCTGGTCGGCGCGATCGTGATGGGCATCCTGATCGGCAACATCTTCGCCGAGCGCCTGGCCGAGCAGGTCATCGCCGAGACCGGCGCCCCGGCCGCCGCGTAA
- a CDS encoding DUF885 domain-containing protein — translation MADESSTPRRIADGYVEQVAAYDPMVSAWLGLNPGDDRQPDLSPEGFEGLAELARGALVELDGSVVEGPTEEACARLLRERLTAELAVQGAGDNFRQLRNVGTHVHRVREIFTVMPTATEEDWAAVAGRLRNLPGALDGYRATLREGISRGLLSAPRQAAAVVGQLTAWTGEAAGQDAGAGWFADFVADGPERLRPELDGAALRATAAVAEFRDWLRDTYAPAAADVPDAVGRERYLRAARLCTGADLDLDEAYAWAWSEFHRLDGEMRVEAHRVLPGATPVEAMRHLEEHGHAVKGAEGIRDWLQQIMDEAIEALDGPHFDISGPVRKVESLIAPAGSSAAAYYSGPSLDFSRPGRTYLPTLGRDTFPTWQLVSTWYHEGVPGHHLQLAQWVAVADRLSRYQVTLGKVSANVEGWALYAERLMDDLGFFAEPARRLGFLDEQMLRTIRVIIDTGMHLGLAVPADSGFHPGERWTPALAAEFMATYNGSPAEMRSSEIDRYLGWPGQAIGYKLGERAWRQGREAARRRQGAAFDLKAWHMKALSQGSFGLDDLADNLASL, via the coding sequence ATGGCAGACGAATCGAGCACGCCGCGCCGGATCGCCGACGGGTACGTCGAGCAGGTGGCCGCGTACGACCCGATGGTCTCGGCGTGGCTGGGGCTCAACCCGGGGGACGACCGGCAGCCGGATCTCTCGCCGGAGGGGTTCGAGGGGCTGGCGGAGCTCGCCCGGGGAGCACTGGTCGAGCTCGACGGGTCTGTGGTCGAGGGGCCGACCGAGGAGGCATGCGCGCGGTTGCTGCGGGAGCGGCTCACCGCCGAGCTCGCCGTGCAGGGCGCGGGTGACAACTTCCGGCAGCTGCGCAATGTGGGCACGCACGTCCACCGGGTGCGGGAGATCTTCACCGTCATGCCGACCGCCACCGAGGAGGACTGGGCGGCAGTGGCCGGGCGGCTGCGCAACCTTCCCGGGGCGCTGGACGGTTACCGAGCCACCCTCCGTGAGGGGATCTCCCGCGGTCTGCTCTCCGCTCCCCGCCAGGCCGCCGCGGTCGTCGGCCAGCTGACCGCCTGGACCGGCGAGGCAGCCGGGCAGGACGCCGGCGCCGGCTGGTTCGCCGACTTCGTGGCGGACGGCCCCGAGCGGCTCCGTCCCGAACTGGACGGGGCAGCTCTCCGCGCCACGGCCGCCGTCGCCGAGTTCCGCGACTGGCTGCGCGACACCTACGCCCCCGCCGCAGCGGACGTCCCGGACGCCGTCGGCCGTGAGCGCTACCTGCGTGCCGCCCGCCTCTGCACCGGTGCCGACCTCGACCTGGACGAGGCCTACGCCTGGGCATGGAGCGAGTTCCACCGGCTGGATGGCGAGATGCGGGTCGAGGCCCACCGCGTGCTGCCCGGCGCCACGCCCGTCGAAGCCATGCGCCACCTGGAGGAGCACGGCCACGCGGTCAAGGGCGCGGAGGGGATCCGCGACTGGCTGCAGCAGATCATGGACGAGGCGATCGAAGCCCTCGACGGCCCGCACTTCGACATCTCGGGCCCGGTCCGCAAGGTGGAGTCCCTGATCGCGCCCGCCGGGAGCTCTGCGGCGGCCTACTACTCGGGCCCCAGCCTGGACTTCAGCCGCCCCGGACGGACCTACCTGCCCACCCTCGGGCGGGACACCTTCCCGACCTGGCAGCTCGTCAGTACCTGGTACCACGAGGGCGTGCCCGGCCACCACCTGCAGCTCGCCCAGTGGGTCGCGGTCGCCGACCGGCTCAGCCGCTACCAGGTGACGCTGGGCAAGGTCAGTGCCAACGTCGAGGGCTGGGCCCTGTACGCCGAGCGCCTCATGGACGACCTCGGTTTCTTCGCCGAACCCGCCCGCCGCCTGGGCTTTCTGGACGAGCAGATGCTGCGCACCATCCGGGTGATCATCGATACCGGCATGCACCTCGGCCTCGCCGTCCCGGCGGACTCCGGCTTCCACCCGGGGGAGCGGTGGACCCCGGCCCTGGCCGCCGAGTTCATGGCCACGTACAACGGCAGCCCGGCCGAGATGCGCAGCAGCGAGATCGACCGCTACCTCGGCTGGCCCGGCCAGGCCATCGGCTACAAGCTCGGCGAACGAGCCTGGCGGCAAGGGCGCGAGGCCGCCCGGCGTCGGCAGGGCGCCGCGTTCGACCTGAAGGCCTGGCACATGAAGGCGCTGTCCCAGGGCTCCTTCGGCCTCGACGACCTCGCCGACAACCTCGCGTCGCTGTAG
- a CDS encoding class I adenylate-forming enzyme family protein: MLDQLAHTLRQGADRPALLGCTRSGAERVLVRCGELADLADGYAAALHQRYGLRTGDTLGVAVRPGPRALAVLLAAHRLGVRAAVLDPAAGPEVLLARLALARPALVLADATAQAVAGWARPLARRARLSLPALAELGPVATVGPRWPGCAPALKPASGAAPARYDGDGDAVIVFTSGTTSRPRAVVHTRSGLAAGMRTVAGLVRPGAGDAVLGGTFFVLVPSLAAGATVALPSRSPRTLDRQIRRLQPRETYLTPPQLRGVSRFTGRVWTGSAPASAELLGRVKRAGATEAWGVYALTELFPAAAVEEADKAAFTGDGDLLGRPLPGVETRLSADGELLLTGPAARDRYLGEQPDPWIRTGDRARLTTDGRIVLAGRCKDMVLRRAENIYPGLYEPALHLPDVELAVLVGVPAGDGDERLVALVQPLPGADRRRLRTALEIPLARMGSARPDAVLFADIPLAGRSRKPDRAAASRLCARELAR; encoded by the coding sequence ATGCTGGACCAACTCGCGCACACCCTGCGCCAGGGCGCCGACCGCCCCGCCCTGCTCGGCTGCACCCGCAGCGGCGCCGAGCGGGTCCTGGTGCGCTGCGGCGAACTCGCCGACCTCGCCGACGGGTACGCCGCCGCACTGCACCAGCGGTACGGGCTCCGCACCGGGGACACGCTGGGCGTGGCCGTCCGGCCGGGCCCGCGTGCGCTCGCGGTGCTGCTGGCGGCGCACCGGCTCGGCGTCCGGGCCGCCGTGCTCGACCCGGCCGCCGGGCCCGAGGTACTGCTCGCCCGGCTGGCCCTCGCCCGGCCCGCGCTGGTCCTCGCCGACGCCACCGCGCAGGCGGTGGCCGGGTGGGCCCGGCCGCTCGCCCGGCGGGCCCGGCTCTCGCTGCCCGCACTGGCCGAGCTGGGCCCGGTGGCGACGGTCGGCCCGCGCTGGCCGGGCTGTGCCCCCGCGCTGAAGCCCGCCTCGGGGGCTGCCCCGGCCCGGTACGACGGGGACGGGGACGCGGTGATCGTCTTCACCTCGGGCACGACCTCCCGGCCCCGCGCGGTGGTCCACACCCGCAGCGGTCTGGCCGCCGGGATGCGCACCGTCGCCGGACTGGTCCGGCCGGGCGCCGGGGACGCGGTGCTGGGCGGGACCTTCTTCGTCCTGGTGCCGTCGCTGGCGGCGGGTGCGACGGTCGCCCTGCCGTCCCGGTCCCCGAGGACGCTCGACCGCCAGATCCGGCGGCTGCAGCCCCGTGAGACCTATCTGACCCCACCTCAGCTACGCGGCGTCAGCCGCTTCACCGGACGGGTCTGGACCGGCTCGGCGCCCGCGAGCGCCGAACTCCTCGGCCGGGTCAAGCGGGCCGGGGCCACAGAGGCCTGGGGCGTCTACGCGCTGACCGAGCTGTTCCCTGCCGCCGCCGTCGAGGAGGCCGACAAGGCCGCCTTCACCGGCGACGGCGACCTGCTGGGCCGCCCGCTCCCGGGCGTCGAGACCAGGCTCTCGGCCGACGGCGAGCTGCTGCTCACCGGCCCCGCCGCCCGCGACCGCTACCTCGGTGAGCAGCCGGACCCCTGGATCCGTACCGGCGACCGGGCCCGGCTGACCACGGACGGCCGGATCGTGCTGGCCGGCCGCTGCAAGGACATGGTGCTGCGCCGGGCGGAGAACATCTACCCGGGCCTCTACGAGCCGGCTCTGCACCTGCCGGACGTCGAACTCGCCGTCCTGGTCGGCGTTCCGGCGGGTGACGGCGACGAGCGGCTGGTCGCCCTCGTCCAGCCGCTGCCCGGCGCCGACCGACGGCGGCTCCGTACGGCCCTGGAGATCCCGCTGGCCCGGATGGGCAGCGCCCGCCCGGACGCGGTGCTCTTCGCCGACATCCCACTGGCCGGTCGCTCGCGCAAGCCGGACCGGGCGGCGGCATCCCGCCTCTGTGCACGGGAGTTGGCCCGGTGA
- a CDS encoding NAD-dependent epimerase/dehydratase family protein: MRIAVTGASGFCGSHVARAAAALGAEVICLGRRPGPVGRHVVWDAATSVPELAGADLVVHCAAAVGDPAPGSPAEAEQYAVNVAGSARLLEAAAGRPVVSVSSASVYDPRLSRALVREDHPTAHGHLNAYGRTKAAGERLALAAGAVVLRPRAVYGPGDPHLVPRLLARVRRGVLLLPGPDVPLSLTAVQNLADACLAAPGWPAGAYNIADPAPYRREAAVRQVLDAHGVRARLVHLPRRPAEFAARLSRSPELTPYAVDQLARPVVLDTAKAQRQGWAPRWDLTSVLAGQAESARTPL, encoded by the coding sequence ATGCGCATCGCCGTGACCGGCGCCAGTGGCTTCTGCGGCTCGCACGTGGCACGCGCCGCCGCCGCTCTCGGTGCCGAGGTGATCTGCCTCGGCCGCCGCCCGGGCCCGGTGGGCCGCCATGTCGTCTGGGACGCCGCGACCTCCGTGCCCGAGCTCGCAGGCGCCGACCTGGTCGTCCACTGCGCGGCGGCGGTCGGCGACCCCGCACCCGGTTCGCCCGCCGAGGCGGAGCAGTACGCCGTCAATGTGGCCGGCAGCGCCCGCCTGCTGGAGGCCGCCGCCGGCCGCCCGGTCGTCTCGGTGAGCAGCGCCAGCGTGTACGACCCGCGCCTCAGCCGCGCCCTGGTCCGCGAGGACCACCCGACCGCCCACGGCCACCTCAACGCCTACGGCCGCACCAAGGCCGCCGGTGAACGCCTCGCGCTGGCTGCCGGCGCCGTCGTGCTGCGCCCGCGCGCGGTGTACGGGCCGGGCGACCCGCACCTCGTCCCCCGACTGCTCGCGCGGGTCCGCCGAGGCGTGCTGCTGCTCCCCGGCCCCGACGTCCCGCTGAGCCTGACCGCCGTCCAGAACCTCGCCGATGCCTGCCTGGCCGCCCCCGGCTGGCCCGCCGGTGCGTACAACATCGCCGACCCGGCCCCGTACCGCCGCGAAGCGGCCGTCCGCCAGGTCCTGGACGCCCACGGAGTCCGCGCCCGCCTGGTCCATCTCCCGCGCCGCCCCGCCGAGTTCGCCGCCCGCCTCAGCCGCTCACCCGAGCTCACCCCGTACGCGGTCGACCAACTCGCCCGCCCGGTCGTCCTGGACACCGCCAAGGCCCAGCGCCAGGGCTGGGCACCACGCTGGGACCTCACCTCGGTGCTCGCCGGGCAAGCAGAAAGCGCCCGCACACCGCTGTAG
- a CDS encoding glycosyltransferase family A protein, whose translation MSTLWVVIPAYQEEARISGALGALAAQHDLDFRLLVVDNASSDRTVELVRDFAARAPFPVEVLVEPEKGVGCAVDTGFRHAIAAGAELLARTDADCLPQPGWTAAARAAMLRSRGLVCGRIDARHDEHGPVGRAVFRTLVALGAAFGRIRPAHHRRHGYLVPYRMHAGNNMAITADLYLAVGGMPRRPSPTDRTFINRVRRHTTAIVHCRDMVVQNSTRRIRAYGVLGTARWYLDRGSGGRGVDPR comes from the coding sequence GTGAGCACGCTCTGGGTGGTCATCCCCGCCTACCAGGAGGAGGCCAGGATCTCGGGCGCGCTGGGCGCGCTCGCGGCGCAACACGACCTGGACTTCAGGCTGTTGGTGGTCGACAACGCCTCCTCCGACCGCACGGTCGAGCTGGTACGGGACTTCGCCGCCCGGGCTCCCTTCCCGGTCGAGGTGCTGGTCGAGCCGGAGAAGGGCGTCGGCTGCGCCGTGGACACCGGCTTCCGGCACGCGATCGCCGCCGGCGCCGAGCTGCTCGCCCGTACCGACGCCGACTGCCTCCCGCAGCCCGGTTGGACGGCGGCGGCCCGCGCCGCGATGCTCCGCTCACGCGGGCTGGTCTGCGGCCGCATCGACGCCCGGCACGACGAGCACGGCCCGGTCGGCCGCGCGGTGTTCCGGACGCTGGTCGCGCTCGGCGCCGCCTTCGGGCGGATCCGGCCCGCCCACCACCGCAGGCACGGCTACCTGGTCCCGTACCGGATGCACGCCGGCAACAACATGGCGATCACCGCCGACCTCTACCTGGCGGTCGGCGGCATGCCCCGACGGCCCTCACCGACCGACCGGACCTTCATCAACCGCGTCCGCCGCCACACCACCGCCATCGTCCACTGCCGGGACATGGTGGTGCAGAACTCCACCCGCCGGATCCGGGCGTACGGAGTGCTCGGCACGGCCCGCTGGTACCTGGACCGCGGCAGCGGCGGGCGCGGCGTCGACCCACGCTGA
- the thiC gene encoding phosphomethylpyrimidine synthase ThiC produces MTTFDAQQKSAQSSVSSAGTGYPTPAWRKAYRDGSRPDLRVPFREVVLTNGKTVPLYDTSGPYTDPAYEPDVRRGLPALRDPWIRQRGDVEEYDGREARPEDDGIKHTSPRGGNLRNLDAVFPGRPRRPLRGRDGAAVTQLAYAKRGIITPEMEFIALREGLSAEFVRDEVAIGRAVIPLNVNHPEVEPAIIGTNFLVKINANIGNSAVTSSIEEEVEKMTWATRWGADTVMDLSTGRNIHTTREWILRNSPVPIGTVPLYQALEKVDGKAEELSWEVYRDTIIEQCEQGVDYMTVHAGVLLRYVPMTARRKTGIVSRGGSIMAAWCLAHHKENFLYTNFEELCDILAAYDVTFSLGDGLRPGSIADANDEAQFAELQTLGELGRIARERNVQVMIEGPGHVPMNKIKENMDLQKEICDEAPFYTLGPLTTDVAPGYDHITSGIGAAMIAWWGTAMLCYVTPKEHLGLPNRDDVKTGVITYKIAAHAADLAKGHPGAQAWDDALSDARFEFRWEDQFNLALDPETAREFHDETLPAEPAKTAHFCSMCGPKFCSMKISQKIRDEHGDGSTAVATEFDADAVAGMAAKSEEFAASGNRVYLPLAD; encoded by the coding sequence ATGACCACCTTTGATGCACAGCAGAAGTCTGCCCAGAGCTCGGTCAGCAGCGCGGGCACCGGCTACCCGACCCCCGCCTGGCGCAAGGCCTACCGCGACGGTTCGCGTCCGGACCTCCGCGTGCCGTTCCGCGAGGTCGTCCTCACCAACGGGAAGACCGTCCCGCTGTACGACACCTCGGGTCCGTACACCGACCCGGCGTACGAGCCCGACGTGCGGCGCGGCCTGCCCGCCCTGCGCGACCCGTGGATCCGCCAGCGCGGGGACGTCGAGGAGTACGACGGCCGCGAGGCGCGCCCCGAGGACGACGGGATCAAGCACACCTCGCCGCGCGGCGGGAACCTCCGCAACCTGGACGCGGTGTTCCCCGGCCGCCCGCGCCGCCCGCTGCGGGGGCGTGACGGCGCTGCGGTGACCCAGCTCGCGTACGCGAAGCGCGGGATCATCACGCCGGAGATGGAGTTCATCGCGCTGCGCGAGGGGCTCTCGGCGGAGTTCGTCCGGGACGAGGTCGCGATCGGGCGGGCCGTCATCCCGCTGAACGTAAACCACCCCGAGGTCGAGCCGGCCATCATCGGCACCAACTTCCTGGTGAAGATCAACGCCAACATCGGTAACTCGGCGGTGACTTCGTCCATCGAGGAGGAGGTCGAGAAGATGACCTGGGCGACCCGCTGGGGCGCCGACACGGTCATGGACCTCTCCACCGGCCGCAACATCCACACCACCCGCGAGTGGATCCTGCGCAACTCCCCCGTGCCGATCGGCACCGTGCCGCTCTACCAGGCCCTCGAGAAGGTCGACGGCAAGGCCGAGGAGCTGAGCTGGGAGGTCTACCGCGACACCATCATCGAGCAGTGCGAGCAGGGCGTCGACTACATGACCGTCCACGCGGGCGTGCTGCTGCGGTACGTCCCGATGACGGCCCGTCGCAAGACCGGCATCGTCTCGCGCGGCGGCTCGATCATGGCGGCCTGGTGCCTGGCGCACCACAAGGAGAACTTCCTCTACACCAACTTCGAGGAGCTCTGCGACATCCTCGCGGCGTACGACGTCACCTTCTCGCTGGGTGACGGCCTGCGTCCGGGCTCGATCGCGGACGCCAACGACGAGGCGCAGTTCGCCGAGCTGCAGACGCTGGGCGAGCTCGGGCGGATCGCGCGTGAGCGCAACGTCCAGGTGATGATCGAGGGCCCGGGACACGTCCCGATGAACAAGATCAAGGAGAACATGGATCTCCAGAAGGAGATCTGTGACGAGGCGCCGTTCTACACCCTCGGCCCGCTGACCACGGACGTCGCCCCCGGCTACGACCACATCACCTCGGGCATCGGCGCGGCGATGATCGCCTGGTGGGGCACCGCGATGCTCTGCTACGTCACCCCCAAGGAGCACCTGGGCCTCCCCAACCGGGACGACGTGAAGACCGGCGTCATCACCTACAAGATCGCCGCCCACGCGGCCGACCTCGCCAAGGGCCACCCCGGTGCCCAGGCCTGGGACGACGCCCTCTCCGACGCCCGCTTCGAGTTCCGCTGGGAGGACCAGTTCAACCTGGCCCTCGACCCGGAGACCGCCCGCGAGTTCCACGACGAGACGCTGCCGGCCGAGCCCGCCAAGACGGCCCACTTCTGCTCGATGTGCGGGCCGAAGTTCTGTTCGATGAAGATCTCCCAGAAGATCCGCGACGAGCACGGCGACGGCTCCACGGCCGTGGCGACCGAGTTCGACGCGGATGCGGTGGCCGGTATGGCCGCCAAGTCCGAGGAGTTCGCCGCCTCCGGCAACCGGGTCTACCTCCCGCTGGCCGACTGA